From the genome of Spinacia oleracea cultivar Varoflay chromosome 2, BTI_SOV_V1, whole genome shotgun sequence, one region includes:
- the LOC110802923 gene encoding uncharacterized protein: protein MTSIATTHSSIWSSGTQQCFTGRFSEGRREGYTGSVVPYKSSFCPSRDLVYTNNCHRASKHHAVCSSSVNKNDAIEPEDENSDMESSKSEGQQASSDSVRDNLERIVGVDDSTFSGADLAAVIRNKYGRSYDVQLIKKEFMGKNFLAMNVMWKYREQRSFPLTEEEYILRLDDVATNLRCWGAVSHIRSSLAKSKERPRIGKAVSIFIDMDESGARSNEWIYK from the exons ATGACGAGCATTGCGACAACCCATTCCAGTATATGGTCATCTGGGACCCAACAATGTTTTACTGGAAGATTTAGTGAAGGCAGAAGAGAAGGTTATACAGGATCAGTAGTTCCTTATAAATCAAGCTTTTGTCCAAGCCGTGATCTTGTCTACACAAATAATTGTCATAGAGCTAGTAAGCATCATGCTGTTTGTTCCAGCTCAGTGAATAAGAATGATGCAATCGAGCCAGAAGATGAAAACTCAGACATGGAATCATCAAAGTCAGAAGGCCAACAG GCAAGTAGTGACAGTGTTAGGGACAATTTGGAACGAATTGTTGGAGTGGATGACTCTACGTTCAGTGGGGCGGACCTTGCAGCTGTTATAAGAAACAAATATGGAAGGTCCTATGATGTACAACTCATAAAGAAG GAGTTCATGGGGAAAAACTTTCTTGCAATGAATGTCATGTGGAAGTACAGGGAGCAG AGATCATTCCCATTAACCGAAGAGGAATACATATTGAGGCTTGATGATGTAGCTACAAATTTGAGATGTTGGGGCGCTGTGTCACATATCAGAAGCAGCCTCGCAAAGTCAAAGGAGCGGCCACGGATTGGAAAG GCTGTTAGCATATTCATAGACATGGACGAGTCTGGCGCTCGTTCAAATGAATGGATCTACAAATGA
- the LOC110802953 gene encoding uracil-DNA glycosylase, mitochondrial, which produces MKIPGIIHFPTAIISKPSFSLSYSSFSRHYFYRYFPNNTINMAPSSSSKTLIDFFPQTNPKRRKTTDNGVSAAPLPPLSLLNSDNGDCGSGNPSDDTGLLTADQKFRMEFNKSLALSKLNLRICSDKVQNSKAEGGNGYVKLKELLVEESWLVALSEEFEKPYAKSLCKFVEAEICGGKVPIYPPPNLIFNALNSTSFDKVKAVILGQDPYHGPGQAMGLSFSVPKGIKIPSSLGNIFKELKQDLGCSIPSHGNLERWAVQGVLLLNTVLTVRNHQANSHAKKGWEQLTDAVIRNISEKRKGVVFILWGNCAQEKVRLIDESKHHILKSAHPSGLSAHRGFFGCRHFSRTNQILEQNGELPIDWQV; this is translated from the exons ATGAAAATTCCTGGAATAATTCACTTCCCAACAGCAATAATCAGTAAaccctcattttctctctcatacTCCTCCTTTTCCCGCCATTATTTTTATCGCTACTTCCCCAACAACACCATTAACATGGCACCTTCTTCCTCCTCTAAAACCCTAATCGATTTCTTCCCCCAAACCAATCCCAAACGCCGTAAGACCACCGATAATGGCGTCTCCGCTGCTCCACTTCCTCCTCTTTCGCTTTTGAATTCCGACAATGGCGATTGCGGCAGCGGAAACCCTAGCGATGATACTGGCCTCCTCACTGCTGACCAGAAATTCAGAATGGAGTTTAACAAATCCCTAGCTTTGTCTAAATTGAATCTCCGAATTTGTTCTGATAAAGTTCAGAATTCTAAAG CTGAAGGGGGTAATGGCTACGTGAAGCTAAAGGAGCTCCTTGTGGAGGAATCATGGTTGGTGGCACTCTCAGAGGAGTTTGAAAAGCCTTATGCTAAGAGTCTATGCAAATTTGTCGAGGCAGAAATTTGTGGCGGCAAAGTTCCCATTTATCCACCTCCAAACTTGATCTTCAACGCTCTCAACTCGACATCGTTTGACAAGGTTAAGGCTGTCATCCTTGGGCAG GATCCATATCATGGACCAGGACAGGCAATGGGTCTATCTTTCTCAGTACCTAAGGGCATCAAGATCCCTTCCAGTCTTGGAAATATATTCAAGGAACTCAAACAGGATCTTGGATGCTCCATTCCATCTCATGGAAATTTGGAGAGATGGGCTGTACAG GGTGTTTTGCTGCTCAACACAGTCCTCACGG TCAGGAATCATCAAGCTAACTCTCATGCTAAGAAAGGCTGGGAACAGTTGACTGATGCTGTAATACGAAATATTTCTGAAAAGAGGAAAGGCGTTGTATTTATCCTTTGGGGAAATTGTGCTCAAGAGAAAGTCAG GTTAATTGATGAGTCTAAGCACCATATTCTCAAATCAGCTCACCCTTCTGGTCTTTCTGCCCACAGAGGTTTCTTTGGATGCAG GCATTTTTCACGTACAAATCAGATTCTGGAGCAGAATGGGGAGTTGCCCATCGACTGGCAGGTGTGA